The DNA segment TCTGTACCTGGGTTTCGAGATGCGTGAGTCGAACGACCTGACTCCGGGGTGTGTCCATCCCGAGTGCGCTTCGGAGCCGGTCACGTTGGTCGTCGTCGATCGATTTGTCCTCGAGTTCGGCGAGCAGTTGCTCGAGAGTGCCCGCCTCGGTCGACTCGGTTTTAGCTGCAGCCGCTGCCGGCTGTGCTTCGGACGATTCGACAGCCTCCGGGCCCCTTCCCGGTTGTGTCTCGGTTGACGCATTCGTTTCCGGTTTTTTCTCCTCCGTTTTCTCGCTCGTGGTTGTCCCGCCGTAAGCGACCGTCTCCTCGAAGCTGAGCTCGTCTTCAGGTCCCGCAAGTTCGCCGTCTTCTTCTAACCACTTTGCGCCAACACCCGAATCCGTAAACTCCCCCTCTGGGACATCCAGAACCGTGGCCGTCCGGACGTACGTGAGATCCTCTAGCGAGGCCGCAACGCCCTCGAGATCGTCCGTCGTCGCGATCACCGTTTCGATAACGCCTTCCTCCGTCGTGCTCTCCTCGTCCGCATCACCTGTCGTCGAGATGATCGTGCACATCGACCCGAGTCCATCGAGCAGCGCCTGCCGATCGGCCGTCGATCCGTACTCGACGAACTCGATGCGTATGCGGCCGACGGTACGAACGGATGGGTCAGGAGCCGTCGACCCCTCGCCATTGGTTGGAAGGACCTCGACGATGGTGGATTCCGTCCCAGCCCGTTCGACCGTTTCCGGCGTATCCGTTTGCAAGGAGTATCGTGTTTCGATAGTTTCCGTCGGCCCGATCGCGCCCTCGAAGGTCAGTGTCGACCCCTCGGCCGACCACGCATCGGTACGATCGTGAAGCTCGACGTCGACCGACGGTTCGATAGCCGGAAGCTGTTCAGTGAGCACCACGGTCCGTGGCTCCGGAGCGTCCGATTCGAGCTGCAAGTAGACGTCAACCCGGCCCCCGTCTTCGGTCTCGAGGTGTTTATCCAGGGAAATCTCGTCTCGATACGTCTGCCCCCCGCCTCCGTTGGTACTGTCGCCCCCCATATCATGCACATGCTACACGAGCACAATGATAAGTGTTTTGTTAGTTCAACTATTCTGAGACGATCTGCCTGATAAATCAGTAGACCGATACGCGAATCAAATCAGGGGTGACGACCGCATCGACAGCAAAGGCTATAGGTCGAGACACAGCACTCGAGTGTATGACCGGGTTTGGTGTCGACGAGGCGGGCAAAGGGCCCGTTCTCGGGTCGATGATCGCCGCCGCCGTCTTCGTGGCCGATCGGTCGATCCTCCCCGACGGCATCGCCGACTCGAAGCGGCTCTCGCCCGCTCGTCGGGAGTCACTGGCCACGACACTCCGGAAACGAGAGGGAATCGGGGTCGGCGTCGCCGAAATAACCACGGATCGAATCGACGACCCGGAGACCGACATGAACAGCCTAACCGTCGAAGCACACGCCCGCGCCCTCGAGGCAGCCGCCCGCGATAGTGATGGCGTGCCGGCCACCGCCGACATCCATTGCGACGCCTGTGATACCGACGCCGACCGATTCGCTCGCCGGGTCGCCGACGCCTGCTCGCTCGAGGTGTCGGTCGAGGCGACTCACGGCGCTGACGACGAGGACCCGCTCGTAGGAGCCGCGAGCATCATCGCGAAAGTCGAACGCGATGCCCACGTCAGTGCCCTTAGCGAGGGCTACGGCGACGTCGGGAGCGGCTATCCCTCCGACCCCACGACCCGAGCTTTCCTCGAGAACTACGTCGAAACCCACGGCGAGTTACCCCCATGTGCCCGTCGCTCGTGGTCGACGTGTGCCGACGTCCTCGCTGCCGCCGAGCAGACCAGTCTCGAGGGATTTTGAGACGGGCTCGAGGCAGTTTCCGAACCGATCCTGTCGATAGAGAGAGCCGGGGCCACGCTTTTTGATGAGCGGCGACTAACGGGCGGTATGGGATACGTCTGCCCCGTCTGTACCGCCGGTGTCGCCGACGGACGCCAACTGGCCGACCACCTTGCGGTTACCGCCTCGCTCGGCCGCAAGGACCACCGCGAGTGGCTCGAAACCCACGCTCCGGACTGGGGCGATTCGACGCGCGACGAACTCGCCGAACGGGTCACCGAGTACGCGACCGAACTGGACCTGCCGGTGTCCGACGACGCCCCCGAAGGGCCAGCCGGTCGCCCGCAGGGACCCCGCCTCGAGGACGCAATCGCCGAACAGAGTACTGGCCCAGGTCGCGGCGACCTGACCGGCGACGCACAGTCGATACTCGAGGAAGCGATGGAACTCACTCGAGAGAT comes from the Natronosalvus amylolyticus genome and includes:
- the rnhB gene encoding ribonuclease HII, which translates into the protein MTGFGVDEAGKGPVLGSMIAAAVFVADRSILPDGIADSKRLSPARRESLATTLRKREGIGVGVAEITTDRIDDPETDMNSLTVEAHARALEAAARDSDGVPATADIHCDACDTDADRFARRVADACSLEVSVEATHGADDEDPLVGAASIIAKVERDAHVSALSEGYGDVGSGYPSDPTTRAFLENYVETHGELPPCARRSWSTCADVLAAAEQTSLEGF
- a CDS encoding DUF5810 domain-containing protein — encoded protein: MGYVCPVCTAGVADGRQLADHLAVTASLGRKDHREWLETHAPDWGDSTRDELAERVTEYATELDLPVSDDAPEGPAGRPQGPRLEDAIAEQSTGPGRGDLTGDAQSILEEAMELTREMEQSDERAKGSGSSDDE